A stretch of the Pangasianodon hypophthalmus isolate fPanHyp1 chromosome 28, fPanHyp1.pri, whole genome shotgun sequence genome encodes the following:
- the primpol gene encoding DNA-directed primase/polymerase protein isoform X2, giving the protein MTRGKWQDRVKAVEQRALSYQSAPISCPYKARLSRPWQPSSVWRLFPRQSDAIAFSQRCKQHMHVFALEKESTDAGHRVYLVTSYSELWHYYSSHRQSLMHCYEVIPEGAVCKLYFDLEFDVASNTHLDGIKMVASLIQYVCVKLEETYSLQCSAKDVLNLDSSTAEKFSRHLIFLLPDCAFKDNKHVGSLIHHILKPALKYLHKGAENPPEDVDDVSEGPQSKRMKRDEDEEDLGFLIVKGKDGKKQLFVDLGVYTKNRNFRLYKSSKLGKNAAFSVAEDNKFVPSSNKHTTEEERIFLASLVTNVSFTSQRILTFDAPERTSNESGCSARHRGPHSSELAGEHQASPYKELDDFVLKLALRDGIQGNIRRWTYFVSEQLLVYDVGKYRWCSNVGRFHKSNNIMIIVDLKEEVWYQRCHDPECRRQNYRSSSYPLPQEVCMSYMLKEDEDDQQFLMDELGNIELSPSCVPARASGEGEETDRSASHPQTENTQECWDDDASCLEALDEVERSMEEKEEIPDELMIQAVSECEATLV; this is encoded by the exons ATGACGAGGGGAAAGTGGCAGGACAGAGTGAAGGCGGTGGAGCAGAGGGCTCTATCCTACCAATCCGCCCCCATCAGCTGCCCGTATAAAGCTCGTCTGTCCCGGCCGTGGCAGCCGTCCTCCGTATGGAGGCTGTTCCCTCGCCAGAGCGACGCCATCGCCTTCAGCCAGCGCTGCAAACAG CACATGCACGTGTTTGCTCTGGAGAAAGAGAGCACAGACGCAGGACACAGGGTTTATTTAGTGACCAGCTACAGTGAGCTCTGGCACTACTACAG TTCACACAGACAGTCACTGATGCACTGCTATGAGGTGATTCCGGAGGGAGCCGTCTGCAAGCTCTACTTCGACCTGGAGTTTGACGTAGcctctaacacacacctggatgGCATAAAGATGGTGGCGTCGCTGATTCAG tatgtgtgtgtgaagttggAGGAGACGTACAGTCTGCAGTGCTCGGCAAAAGACGTGCTGAATCTGGACTCCAGCACAGCCGAGAAGTTCAGCCGCCATCTCATCTTCCTGCTCCCCGACTGTGCGTTCAAGGACAACAAGCATGTCG GTAGTCTCATCCATCACATACTCAAACCAGCGCTGAAATATCTCCATAAAGG CGCTGAGAACCCTCCAGAAGACGTCGATGATGTCAGCGAGGGGCCTCAGTCGAAGAGAATGAAGCGtgatgaagatgaggaagaCCTGGGCTTTTTGATAGTGAAGGGAAAGGATGGGAAAAAGCAGCTGTTTGTGGATCTCG GTGTGTACACCAAAAACCGAAACTTCCGCCTGTACAAGTCTTCCAAGCTGGGGAAGAACGCTGCGTTCTCCGTAGCTGAGGATAACAAGTTTGTCCCGAGTTCCAACAAGCACACTACAGAGGAGGAACGCATTTTCCTAGCCTCTTTGGTCACCAATGTGAG CTTCACGTCTCAGAGGATTCTGACGTTTGATGCTCCGGAGAGGACTTCGAACGAATCTGGGTGTTCGGCTCGACACAGAGGCCCACACAGCTCAG AGCTTGCAGGTGAACATCAGGCCTCGCCGTACAAGGAACTGGACGACTTTGTGCTGAAGCTGGCGCTCAGGGATGGCATTCAAGGAA ACATTAGGCGCTGGACCTACTTCGTATCGGAGCAGCTGCTGGTCTACGACGTTGGGAAGTACCGCTGGTGTTCTAACGTGGGTCGCTTCCACAAGAGCAACAACATCAT GATCATCGTGGATCTGAAAGAAGAGGTGTGGTACCAGAGGTGCCATGATCCTGAGTGCAGGAGACAGAACTACAGATCCTCTA GTTACCCGCTACCACAGGAGGTGTGTATGAGCTACATGCTGAAGGAG GACGAGGACGATCAGCAGTTCCTCATGGACGAGCTGGGAAACATCGAGTTGAGTCCGAGCTGCGTCCCTGCACGCGCTTCAGGAGAGGGCGAGGAAACGGACCGATCCGCTTCACACCCCCAGACGGAGAACACGCAGGAGTGCTGGGATGACGATGCTTCGTGCCTGGAGGCGCTGGATGAAGTGGAGAGGAGCATGGAGGAAAAAGAGGAGATTCCTGATGAGCTCATGATCCAGGCGGTGAGCGAGTGCGAGGCTACACTCGTCTGA
- the primpol gene encoding DNA-directed primase/polymerase protein isoform X1, giving the protein MTRGKWQDRVKAVEQRALSYQSAPISCPYKARLSRPWQPSSVWRLFPRQSDAIAFSQRCKQHMHVFALEKESTDAGHRVYLVTSYSELWHYYSSHRQSLMHCYEVIPEGAVCKLYFDLEFDVASNTHLDGIKMVASLIQYVCVKLEETYSLQCSAKDVLNLDSSTAEKFSRHLIFLLPDCAFKDNKHVGSLIHHILKPALKYLHKGAENPPEDVDDVSEGPQSKRMKRDEDEEDLGFLIVKGKDGKKQLFVDLASTITEDDLNTVYYAGVYTKNRNFRLYKSSKLGKNAAFSVAEDNKFVPSSNKHTTEEERIFLASLVTNVSFTSQRILTFDAPERTSNESGCSARHRGPHSSELAGEHQASPYKELDDFVLKLALRDGIQGNIRRWTYFVSEQLLVYDVGKYRWCSNVGRFHKSNNIMIIVDLKEEVWYQRCHDPECRRQNYRSSSYPLPQEVCMSYMLKEDEDDQQFLMDELGNIELSPSCVPARASGEGEETDRSASHPQTENTQECWDDDASCLEALDEVERSMEEKEEIPDELMIQAVSECEATLV; this is encoded by the exons ATGACGAGGGGAAAGTGGCAGGACAGAGTGAAGGCGGTGGAGCAGAGGGCTCTATCCTACCAATCCGCCCCCATCAGCTGCCCGTATAAAGCTCGTCTGTCCCGGCCGTGGCAGCCGTCCTCCGTATGGAGGCTGTTCCCTCGCCAGAGCGACGCCATCGCCTTCAGCCAGCGCTGCAAACAG CACATGCACGTGTTTGCTCTGGAGAAAGAGAGCACAGACGCAGGACACAGGGTTTATTTAGTGACCAGCTACAGTGAGCTCTGGCACTACTACAG TTCACACAGACAGTCACTGATGCACTGCTATGAGGTGATTCCGGAGGGAGCCGTCTGCAAGCTCTACTTCGACCTGGAGTTTGACGTAGcctctaacacacacctggatgGCATAAAGATGGTGGCGTCGCTGATTCAG tatgtgtgtgtgaagttggAGGAGACGTACAGTCTGCAGTGCTCGGCAAAAGACGTGCTGAATCTGGACTCCAGCACAGCCGAGAAGTTCAGCCGCCATCTCATCTTCCTGCTCCCCGACTGTGCGTTCAAGGACAACAAGCATGTCG GTAGTCTCATCCATCACATACTCAAACCAGCGCTGAAATATCTCCATAAAGG CGCTGAGAACCCTCCAGAAGACGTCGATGATGTCAGCGAGGGGCCTCAGTCGAAGAGAATGAAGCGtgatgaagatgaggaagaCCTGGGCTTTTTGATAGTGAAGGGAAAGGATGGGAAAAAGCAGCTGTTTGTGGATCTCG CATCTACAATAACGGAGGACGATCTAAACACCGTGTATTACGCAGGTGTGTACACCAAAAACCGAAACTTCCGCCTGTACAAGTCTTCCAAGCTGGGGAAGAACGCTGCGTTCTCCGTAGCTGAGGATAACAAGTTTGTCCCGAGTTCCAACAAGCACACTACAGAGGAGGAACGCATTTTCCTAGCCTCTTTGGTCACCAATGTGAG CTTCACGTCTCAGAGGATTCTGACGTTTGATGCTCCGGAGAGGACTTCGAACGAATCTGGGTGTTCGGCTCGACACAGAGGCCCACACAGCTCAG AGCTTGCAGGTGAACATCAGGCCTCGCCGTACAAGGAACTGGACGACTTTGTGCTGAAGCTGGCGCTCAGGGATGGCATTCAAGGAA ACATTAGGCGCTGGACCTACTTCGTATCGGAGCAGCTGCTGGTCTACGACGTTGGGAAGTACCGCTGGTGTTCTAACGTGGGTCGCTTCCACAAGAGCAACAACATCAT GATCATCGTGGATCTGAAAGAAGAGGTGTGGTACCAGAGGTGCCATGATCCTGAGTGCAGGAGACAGAACTACAGATCCTCTA GTTACCCGCTACCACAGGAGGTGTGTATGAGCTACATGCTGAAGGAG GACGAGGACGATCAGCAGTTCCTCATGGACGAGCTGGGAAACATCGAGTTGAGTCCGAGCTGCGTCCCTGCACGCGCTTCAGGAGAGGGCGAGGAAACGGACCGATCCGCTTCACACCCCCAGACGGAGAACACGCAGGAGTGCTGGGATGACGATGCTTCGTGCCTGGAGGCGCTGGATGAAGTGGAGAGGAGCATGGAGGAAAAAGAGGAGATTCCTGATGAGCTCATGATCCAGGCGGTGAGCGAGTGCGAGGCTACACTCGTCTGA